A genomic region of Colletotrichum destructivum chromosome 5, complete sequence contains the following coding sequences:
- a CDS encoding Putative ribonuclease E inhibitor RraA/RraA-like protein: protein MVNADDARIAALREFTACDISDALVKLKVPGAGFLPDLQLLGRPSAADAPVTIAPASTILFARKGEMLDSPQANIPKDTHWADMTQSGTVVIIRQPDGQKNAVCGGIMAVRMKVRQAKAVVVVGRARDLGELASTGLPIWTRGLSTVGAGAESTPWAVQVPINVDGTVINPGDLVFADPANGVVAIPKDKIDQVLELLPKLTAADDKVKEDVLSGVSVHDAFKTHRSNL, encoded by the exons ATGGTCAATGCTGACGACGCCCGGATCGCCGCTCTCCGAGAGTTCACCGCCTGTGACATATCAGATGCACTTGTGAAGCTCAAGGTCCCTGGAGCTGGCTTCCTGCCCGACCTGCAACTTTTGGGCCGACCAAGCGCCGCTGATGCTCCCGTCACCATAGCACCAGCGTCGACGATCCTATTTGCTCGGAAGGGGGAGATGCTGGATTCGCCCCAGGCCAACATTCCCAAAGACACCCATTGGGCTGACATGACCCAGTCTggcaccgtcgtcatcatcagaCAGCCCGATGGACAGAAGAATGCCGTCTGCGGGGGCATCATGGCCGTCAGGATGAAGGTTCGCCAAGCGAAGGCGGTGGTCGTCGTGGGTCGTGCCAGGGACCTGGGCGAACTCGCCAGTACGGGCCTACCC ATATGGACCAGAGGACTCTCCACCGTTGGCGCCGGTGCAGAGAGTACTCCTTGGGCGGTGCAAGTTCCTATCAATGTGGACGGCACGGTCATCAACCCCGGCGATCTTGTCTTCGCCGACCCGGCCAACGGCGTTGTCGCCATCCCCAAGGATAAGATCGACCAGGTCTTGGAGCTCCTCCCCAAGCTGACGGCCGCTGACGACAAGGTTAAGGAGGACGTGCTCAGTGGTGTGAGTGTCCACGACGCCTTCAAGACCCATCGGAGCAACCTCTGA
- a CDS encoding Putative WW domain-binding protein: MTDQYLQEQHALTIARTVQRERQLAQARLDSDHGDSWVMITQAGEINPLPHEHIRHRSNAKVSLELSVPKSLQQGRTPFTRKSDNGTAYITTQRVIYIPAKSTPEFKSFHAPILNCADSYVGSPFFGAWFWSATVVPVAGGGVPADIPRVEVKLSFKEGGHSEFRQRFEELKERLEHVRRLQQETGQSVNIPDEPLPAYEATEGGGAPSSASSQPQPQQQQQQNQQEQEQSVGQTVSSGSQTQRPDEPPPDYEEAQAQTLSMRLEDHVREESDRA, encoded by the exons ATGACGGACCAATATCTGCAAGAGCAGCATGCCCTTACCATTGCCCGCACCGTCCAGAGAGAACGCCAGCTCGCTCAGGCCCGTTTAGATTCTGACCATGGCGACAGTTGGGTCATGATCACCCAAGCTGGTGAAATCAACCCTTTGCCTCACGAACACATCAGACACAGGTCCAACGCCAAGGTCAGCCTCGAACTGTCGGTCCCCAAGTCGCTACAGCAAGGGAGGACGCCGTTTACACGCAAGAGTGATAATGGCACAGCATACATCACAACACAACGG GTCATATACATTCCTGCAAAATCAACCCCCGAGTTCAAATCGTTTCATGCGCCCATTTTGAACTGCGCCGACTCGTACGTGGGCTCACCATTCTTCGGCGCATGGTTTTGGTCCGCCACTGTCGTACCGGTTGCTGGAGGCGGCGTGCCTGCCGACATACCAAGGGTTGAGGTGAAGCTAAGTTTCAAGGAAGGCGGCCACAGCGAGTTCAGGCAGCGGTTCGAGGAGTTGAAGGAACGACTCGAGCACGTCAGACGTCTACAGCAGGAGACGGGACAGTCGGTCAACATCCCGGACGAGCCGCTGCCGGCTTACGAGGCGACtgaaggcggaggagctccTAGCAGTGCTTCTtcacaaccacaaccacagcaacagcaacagcaaaaCCAACAGGAACAGGAGCAATCGGTCGGCCAGACGGTCAGCTCCGGCAGCCAAACCCAGCGCCCAGACGAGCCGCCACCGGATTACGAAGAGGCGCAAGCCCAGACGCTCAGCATGCGGCTCGAAGACCACGTT